The proteins below come from a single Gordonia pseudamarae genomic window:
- a CDS encoding enoyl-CoA hydratase/isomerase family protein encodes MGGYQPPSAEEIILYAKDPATKIATITFNRPDHLNAPTADARLRYADLLHRAEIDDDVKVVVIRGVGSNLGSGADIPEAMAMSMDPSAEGWLRELRVDDASAVNFPPIGSFRHGSAITQWYANAAAGCRSLQEFKKISIVEAKGYCYGWHFYQAADADLVISSDDTLFGHPAFRYIGFGPRMWTWAQTMGIRRFQEMVFTGRPFTAQEMYDCGFANKVVTRDQLEAEVDKYAQACARNRPTDTIFMQKIFFEMMKQNQGEYMGSMLTALFEAVGNHAKPDASELTLDEDTLSAGINNAVKDFDEGFPPDFRLSKSARRRPE; translated from the coding sequence ATGGGTGGTTACCAACCACCCAGCGCCGAAGAAATCATTCTTTATGCGAAGGATCCCGCGACCAAGATCGCGACGATCACGTTCAATCGGCCCGACCACCTGAACGCGCCCACCGCCGACGCCCGCCTGCGCTACGCGGACCTGCTGCACCGCGCCGAGATCGACGACGACGTCAAGGTCGTCGTCATCCGGGGCGTCGGTTCCAACCTCGGGTCGGGTGCCGACATCCCCGAGGCCATGGCGATGTCGATGGATCCCAGTGCCGAGGGCTGGCTGCGTGAGCTGCGGGTCGACGACGCATCCGCCGTCAATTTCCCGCCGATCGGGTCGTTCCGGCACGGTTCTGCCATCACCCAGTGGTATGCGAACGCGGCCGCGGGCTGCCGCAGCCTGCAGGAATTCAAGAAGATCTCCATCGTGGAGGCCAAGGGCTACTGCTACGGCTGGCACTTCTACCAGGCGGCTGACGCCGACCTCGTGATCTCCTCGGATGACACGCTTTTCGGACATCCGGCGTTCCGCTACATCGGCTTCGGGCCCCGCATGTGGACCTGGGCACAGACGATGGGCATCCGCAGGTTCCAGGAGATGGTCTTCACCGGCCGGCCGTTCACCGCCCAGGAGATGTACGACTGCGGTTTCGCCAACAAAGTTGTCACCCGCGACCAGCTTGAGGCCGAGGTGGACAAGTACGCCCAGGCCTGCGCGCGCAATCGGCCCACCGACACCATCTTCATGCAGAAGATCTTCTTCGAGATGATGAAGCAGAATCAGGGCGAGTATATGGGCAGCATGCTCACCGCACTGTTCGAGGCGGTCGGCAATCATGCCAAGCCCGATGCCTCCGAACTCACCCTCGACGAGGACACGTTGTCGGCCGGAATCAACAACGCGGTCAAGGACTTCGACGAGGGATTCCCGCCGGACTTCCGGCTCAGCAAGTCAGCCCGGCGCCGGCCGGAATGA
- a CDS encoding cytochrome P450, with product MTSTASNVKYDPYDLTLNADPYPAFAAIREEQPLYYNADHDFYALSRYADVNAALVDFKTFSSARGAILELIKANIPIPPGVVIFEDPPIHDIHRKLLSRMFTPKKVLGLEGQIRDYCAACLDPLVGTGNFDFVKDLGSQMPMKVIGMLLGIPEEDQSIIRDFANDQMRTEDGKPMKAAEEGMTTAGNFEAYIDWRAEHPSDDIMTELLNVEFKDEEGVVRKLRREELLTYLNVVAGAGAETTTRLIGWSGKVLAEHPDQRRELARDPSLIPNAIEELLRFEPPAPHVARYVTRDVEYYGQTVPEGSVMLMLLAAANRDSREFPDGDTFDIHRDIKAHLTFSAGRHLCLGMALARLEGRIALEEILKRFPEWEVDLSQAALSPTSTVRGWDTLPATI from the coding sequence GTGACAAGCACCGCGAGCAATGTGAAGTACGATCCCTATGATCTGACGCTGAACGCCGACCCGTATCCGGCGTTCGCCGCGATCCGCGAAGAGCAGCCGCTCTATTACAACGCCGATCACGACTTCTACGCGTTGAGCAGGTACGCCGACGTCAATGCGGCGCTCGTCGACTTCAAGACGTTCAGTTCGGCGCGCGGCGCCATCCTGGAACTGATCAAGGCGAACATCCCGATCCCGCCCGGCGTGGTGATCTTCGAAGATCCGCCGATCCACGATATCCACCGGAAGCTGTTGTCGCGCATGTTCACCCCCAAGAAGGTGCTGGGTCTGGAAGGCCAGATCCGCGACTACTGTGCCGCCTGCCTCGATCCGCTCGTGGGCACCGGCAACTTCGACTTCGTCAAGGATCTGGGCTCGCAGATGCCGATGAAGGTGATCGGTATGCTCCTGGGCATTCCCGAAGAGGATCAGAGCATCATCCGAGACTTCGCCAACGATCAGATGCGCACCGAGGACGGCAAGCCGATGAAGGCCGCCGAGGAGGGTATGACCACCGCGGGCAACTTCGAGGCGTACATCGACTGGCGGGCCGAGCATCCATCGGACGACATCATGACCGAACTGCTCAACGTGGAGTTCAAGGACGAGGAGGGGGTGGTCCGCAAGCTGCGCCGCGAGGAACTGCTCACGTACCTGAACGTGGTGGCCGGGGCCGGGGCCGAGACCACCACCCGGCTGATCGGCTGGTCCGGAAAGGTTCTGGCCGAACATCCCGACCAGCGCCGCGAACTCGCGCGGGATCCGTCGCTCATCCCCAACGCGATCGAGGAACTGCTGCGTTTCGAGCCGCCCGCGCCGCACGTCGCGCGGTACGTGACCCGCGACGTGGAATACTACGGACAGACGGTCCCGGAGGGCAGCGTGATGCTGATGCTGCTGGCCGCCGCCAACCGTGACTCGCGGGAGTTCCCCGACGGCGACACCTTCGACATCCATCGGGATATCAAGGCGCACCTCACCTTCAGTGCCGGGCGGCACCTGTGCCTGGGTATGGCGCTGGCCCGGCTCGAAGGCCGGATCGCACTGGAGGAGATCCTCAAACGGTTCCCCGAGTGGGAGGTCGACCTGTCGCAGGCAGCGCTCTCGCCGACGTCGACGGTCCGGGGCTGGGACACTTTGCCGGCGACCATCTGA
- a CDS encoding FAD-binding protein, producing the protein MPEWDHVTDLLVIGSGGGLVGALRAAALGLDVVVAEKTDKIGGSTGMSGGIVWLPDNPLMKREGVPDSLDDARAYFDSVAGKAEECSPASSQARRETYLTAGNEMFDFLEDEGVRFVRCEGYSDYYSGARGVVGGHARSRSVEAVAFDTRELGEQAGLLRPPVAGDLTMYTYEAGYVSNLRTRKGMSVMARVMRRTIGGRLRGKKLVTNGAALIAHLLKALGNRGVPVWTETSLVELVVADGTVVGAVLNKGAPGDGKGGGRTLRIGVRGGVLLAAGGFSRNQRMRDEFAGDQPGQVAWTSANPGDTGEVLRLAMGIGAATDMMDEGWWMPSWLLADGTPSMTLSERCKPHSIIVDTHGNRYFNEAVAYQEAGQLMFAHEKKTGGALPSWLIIDSRHRSHYTFATAAPGMTPRTWIADGVMKKAATLDDLARQCGIDPVALARTVERFNGFAHTGVDEDFHRGEGDHERYQGDATHRPNACLGAIAKAPFYAVAMYPGDIGTNGGLLCDEAGRVLNTDGNVISGLYAAGNCTASVMGRKYLGAGATIGPSVIFSYVAAADAARRVAADASTSSPVNSEQ; encoded by the coding sequence ATGCCCGAATGGGACCACGTCACGGACCTACTGGTGATCGGATCCGGTGGAGGGTTGGTCGGCGCCCTGCGCGCCGCGGCCCTGGGCCTGGACGTCGTGGTGGCCGAGAAGACCGACAAGATCGGCGGTTCGACCGGGATGTCCGGCGGAATCGTCTGGCTCCCCGACAATCCGCTGATGAAGCGCGAAGGCGTGCCGGATTCGCTCGACGATGCCCGTGCCTATTTCGACTCGGTGGCGGGTAAGGCCGAAGAGTGCTCACCGGCGTCGTCGCAGGCGCGGCGGGAAACCTACCTGACCGCCGGCAACGAGATGTTCGACTTCCTCGAGGACGAAGGCGTGCGGTTCGTGCGCTGTGAGGGCTACAGCGACTACTACTCGGGTGCCCGGGGTGTGGTCGGCGGGCACGCACGGTCCCGGTCGGTGGAAGCGGTGGCATTCGATACCCGTGAGCTGGGGGAGCAGGCCGGGCTCCTGCGTCCCCCGGTGGCCGGTGACCTCACCATGTACACCTACGAGGCCGGGTACGTGTCCAATCTTCGTACGCGCAAGGGCATGTCGGTGATGGCGCGGGTGATGCGCCGCACCATCGGCGGCCGGTTGCGCGGCAAGAAGTTGGTCACCAACGGTGCCGCGCTCATCGCGCACCTGCTCAAGGCGCTCGGCAATCGCGGCGTGCCGGTGTGGACCGAGACGTCGCTGGTCGAACTGGTCGTCGCCGACGGCACGGTGGTCGGAGCGGTCCTGAACAAGGGTGCGCCCGGCGACGGGAAAGGCGGCGGCCGGACCCTGCGGATCGGTGTCCGCGGTGGTGTCTTGCTCGCCGCCGGTGGATTCTCCCGCAATCAGCGGATGCGCGACGAGTTCGCGGGTGATCAGCCGGGGCAGGTCGCGTGGACCAGCGCGAACCCCGGCGACACCGGTGAGGTCCTGCGGCTGGCGATGGGTATCGGCGCGGCGACCGACATGATGGACGAGGGCTGGTGGATGCCCTCATGGTTGCTCGCCGACGGAACCCCGTCGATGACCTTGTCCGAGCGCTGCAAACCGCACTCGATCATCGTCGACACCCACGGCAATCGGTACTTCAACGAGGCGGTCGCGTACCAGGAGGCCGGGCAACTCATGTTCGCCCACGAGAAGAAGACCGGCGGTGCGCTGCCGTCCTGGCTGATCATCGACTCCCGGCACCGTTCGCACTACACCTTCGCCACGGCCGCGCCCGGGATGACCCCGCGCACATGGATCGCCGATGGTGTGATGAAGAAGGCCGCGACCCTCGACGACCTGGCTCGCCAGTGCGGTATCGACCCGGTGGCGTTGGCGCGAACCGTCGAACGATTCAACGGGTTCGCCCACACGGGTGTGGACGAGGACTTCCACCGCGGTGAAGGCGATCACGAACGCTATCAGGGTGACGCCACCCACCGGCCCAACGCCTGCCTCGGCGCCATCGCCAAGGCCCCGTTCTACGCGGTCGCGATGTACCCCGGTGACATCGGCACCAACGGCGGACTGCTGTGTGATGAGGCCGGGCGCGTGCTGAACACCGACGGAAACGTGATCAGCGGTCTGTACGCCGCCGGCAACTGCACGGCGTCGGTGATGGGGCGCAAGTATCTCGGCGCCGGCGCGACGATCGGTCCGTCGGTGATCTTCTCCTACGTCGCCGCCGCGGACGCCGCCCGGCGCGTCGCCGCAGACGCATCCACGTCCTCCCCGGTGAACTCCGAGCAGTAG
- a CDS encoding TetR/AcrR family transcriptional regulator — translation MTSNLRATGDTSPSEDTAEPPATRRSKKEATRELILDTAERLFAEHGIYAVSNRQIAEAAGQGNTAAVGYHFGSRTELIEAMVSRFHTSIEPARETMLSEISGSLNVRDWLDCQVRPIIERFDELGAPTWFARVGTQMMTDPELRTILMESSFAQSPTLHASVDGLLKCLPFLPVQVQPERIDCSMFLIIQMCAQRERALANGEPTIRASWSEMATGLVDLLVGIWTAPVTPV, via the coding sequence ATGACGAGCAACCTGCGCGCCACCGGGGACACATCCCCGAGTGAGGACACCGCTGAGCCGCCGGCCACCCGGCGCAGCAAGAAGGAAGCCACCAGGGAGCTGATCCTCGACACCGCCGAGCGCCTCTTCGCCGAGCACGGCATCTACGCGGTATCGAACCGTCAGATCGCCGAAGCAGCAGGTCAGGGCAATACCGCCGCCGTCGGCTATCACTTCGGGAGCCGCACCGAACTGATCGAGGCGATGGTCTCCAGATTCCACACGAGTATCGAGCCCGCGCGAGAGACGATGCTCTCCGAGATCAGCGGTTCGCTCAATGTCCGCGACTGGCTCGACTGCCAGGTCCGCCCGATCATCGAACGTTTCGACGAACTCGGCGCACCGACCTGGTTCGCCAGAGTCGGCACCCAGATGATGACCGATCCCGAGTTGCGCACCATTTTGATGGAATCGTCATTCGCCCAATCTCCGACACTGCATGCGTCGGTGGACGGCCTGCTCAAGTGCCTGCCGTTCCTGCCCGTACAGGTCCAGCCCGAACGCATCGACTGCTCGATGTTCCTGATCATCCAGATGTGCGCTCAGCGCGAGCGCGCCCTGGCCAACGGAGAACCGACGATCCGGGCATCGTGGTCGGAGATGGCTACCGGCCTCGTCGATCTGCTCGTCGGCATCTGGACCGCGCCCGTCACTCCGGTCTGA
- a CDS encoding CaiB/BaiF CoA-transferase family protein, translating into MSAPAPLHQYLIVDLSAGIAGAYCTKLLADGGAEVVKVETPQGDSLRSWSASGADVAAGTDGALFSYLSSSKKSVVVDTDEADRLGALLGSADAVIWSRESPFATVESLTPAALAAAHPHLVVTAITPFGLEGPWSDRAATEFTVQAWSGGVIGLGRGAPDRAPIHVGGQIGEWFGGAYASAATLAALRAAGKTGRGQIVDLSTLETAVAGLTYHPVTFLEMRKRPFRSERSIFVPGVAQAADGMVALGAATAQQWSDLCVLVGHPEWVDPEAPLAITARAGELAPQIYEWIAERTVEDVADQASAFRIPNSPVINGANAADTAHFRERGTFIKNPTSGFSQPDRPYAMSAFDLPRPEAAPRLGEHTDMLSEHRETRVAADTPAVSGLPFEGMRVLDMTAFWAGPSCSHILATLGAEVIHLESTSRPDGTRMIAGVPMTDELWWEKSPIFSGLNTNKKSITLNFQTERGQELLRELIKTCDVLVENYTPRVLDQIGLDYDAVRALRPDIIMVRMPGFGLDGPWRDKAAFAYVIEDASGLTWLTGHPDQNPVEPYTIGDPNAGIHALNGLLIALAHRDRTGEGTLVEASMVDAALNVAAEQFIEYSAYGNLLNRQGNRGPVSAPQNLYRTSGLEEHGGLDEFGRDDNWVAVAVETDAQWAALRQAIGSPDWATDPALETAAGRRSAHDLIDERLGAWCRERSDDEVVSTLWEVGVPVAKVMQPHRQADLEQLRARGFFAQVTHPVNGTASHTTLPVQFSGEPGGHTMRPAPLLGEHNTEILSGLGLSAADIEALEQDRVIGTKLAF; encoded by the coding sequence ATGTCCGCCCCGGCTCCGCTTCATCAGTACCTCATCGTCGACCTGTCCGCGGGCATCGCGGGCGCCTACTGCACAAAACTCCTCGCCGACGGTGGCGCGGAGGTCGTGAAAGTGGAAACCCCACAGGGTGATTCGCTGCGTTCCTGGTCGGCATCGGGTGCCGATGTCGCCGCCGGCACAGACGGGGCCCTGTTCTCCTATCTCTCCTCCTCCAAGAAGAGCGTTGTGGTCGACACCGACGAGGCCGATCGCCTCGGTGCTCTCCTGGGTTCGGCCGACGCGGTGATCTGGTCGCGGGAATCACCGTTCGCGACGGTCGAGTCCCTGACCCCGGCGGCACTTGCGGCCGCCCACCCGCACCTGGTGGTCACCGCGATCACCCCGTTCGGCCTGGAAGGTCCGTGGAGTGACCGCGCGGCAACCGAATTCACGGTGCAGGCATGGTCGGGCGGCGTGATCGGCCTGGGCCGCGGCGCCCCCGATCGCGCACCGATCCACGTCGGTGGCCAGATCGGCGAGTGGTTCGGCGGCGCGTACGCCTCGGCCGCGACCCTGGCAGCCCTGCGCGCGGCCGGCAAGACCGGACGAGGACAGATCGTTGACCTGTCCACACTCGAGACCGCCGTCGCCGGACTGACCTACCATCCGGTCACATTCCTGGAGATGCGGAAGCGGCCCTTCCGGTCCGAGCGCTCGATCTTCGTGCCCGGCGTCGCCCAGGCCGCCGACGGCATGGTCGCCCTCGGCGCGGCCACCGCACAGCAGTGGTCGGATCTGTGCGTACTCGTCGGCCATCCCGAATGGGTGGATCCCGAAGCACCACTGGCGATCACCGCCCGCGCCGGTGAGCTCGCCCCGCAGATCTATGAATGGATCGCCGAACGCACCGTCGAGGACGTCGCCGACCAGGCCTCCGCCTTCCGTATTCCCAACTCTCCGGTGATCAACGGCGCCAACGCCGCCGACACGGCGCACTTCCGGGAACGCGGCACCTTCATCAAGAACCCCACCTCCGGTTTCAGCCAGCCGGACCGGCCCTACGCGATGTCGGCGTTCGACCTGCCCCGACCGGAGGCCGCGCCCCGGCTCGGCGAGCACACCGACATGCTCTCCGAGCACCGCGAGACCAGGGTCGCCGCCGACACCCCGGCGGTATCCGGACTGCCGTTCGAGGGTATGCGGGTGCTCGATATGACGGCGTTCTGGGCCGGGCCCTCCTGCAGCCACATCCTGGCCACCCTCGGCGCCGAGGTCATCCACCTGGAGTCGACGTCACGGCCCGACGGCACCCGGATGATCGCCGGTGTCCCGATGACCGACGAACTGTGGTGGGAGAAGTCCCCGATCTTCTCCGGTCTCAACACCAACAAGAAGAGCATCACCCTGAACTTCCAGACCGAACGTGGTCAGGAACTCCTGCGCGAGCTGATCAAGACCTGTGATGTGCTGGTGGAGAACTACACTCCACGGGTCCTCGACCAGATCGGCCTCGACTACGACGCCGTCAGGGCGCTGCGTCCCGACATCATCATGGTGCGGATGCCCGGCTTCGGCCTCGACGGACCGTGGCGGGACAAAGCCGCCTTCGCGTACGTCATCGAAGACGCCTCGGGCCTGACCTGGCTGACCGGCCACCCCGACCAGAACCCGGTGGAGCCGTACACCATCGGCGACCCCAACGCCGGCATCCATGCCCTCAACGGCCTGTTGATCGCCCTGGCCCACCGGGACCGCACCGGCGAGGGCACCCTGGTCGAGGCCAGCATGGTCGACGCCGCGCTCAACGTGGCCGCCGAGCAATTCATCGAGTACTCCGCATACGGCAACCTGCTCAACCGGCAAGGCAATCGGGGACCGGTCTCCGCGCCGCAGAACCTCTACCGGACATCGGGATTGGAAGAGCACGGGGGATTGGACGAGTTCGGCCGCGACGACAACTGGGTTGCCGTCGCCGTCGAGACCGATGCCCAGTGGGCCGCGCTGCGCCAGGCCATCGGATCGCCCGACTGGGCCACCGACCCCGCGCTGGAGACGGCGGCCGGCCGCCGGTCCGCACACGATCTCATCGACGAACGCCTGGGCGCCTGGTGCCGGGAGCGTTCCGACGACGAGGTCGTGAGCACCCTGTGGGAGGTCGGCGTCCCGGTGGCCAAGGTCATGCAACCGCATCGGCAGGCCGACCTCGAACAACTCCGGGCACGAGGATTCTTCGCCCAGGTCACCCACCCGGTCAACGGCACCGCATCGCACACCACCCTGCCGGTGCAGTTCTCCGGTGAGCCTGGTGGACACACGATGCGCCCGGCACCGCTGCTCGGTGAGCACAACACGGAGATCCTGTCCGGACTCGGACTGTCGGCCGCCGACATCGAGGCACTGGAGCAGGACCGGGTCATCGGCACCAAACTCGCCTTCTGA
- a CDS encoding cytochrome P450 — translation MTETVTEVHNDTAPYFPMERDMRCPFAPPEGTRVLREQNPVSRVEIWDGTEPWLITGLAELKSLLKDPRISVDESKEGFPHWNEGMKANVAMRPKSVFNSDGKQHSHFRRMMTKAFTPKRVNALRPFLQETTDKLITDMLSGPKPADLVESLALPLPSIVISQMLGIGYEHHGFFQENAVKSVDRYATPEQNMEAFAAMFMFMYELVEKKMAEPTDDVIGDFAIRARDGEIDAAEAAQMGLGLLIAGHETSANMISLGVLALLQNPEQLAIIKETEDEDVIANAVEELMRYLGIIHNGQRRIATDDIEISGQTIKAGDGVIVELASSNWDPRAFENPEKLDLRRNVVQHTGFGFGPHQCIGMMLARAELQIVFKSIFRHAPNLAVACPIEDIEFKSDRLAYGVYTLPVTW, via the coding sequence ATGACCGAGACCGTGACAGAAGTCCACAACGACACGGCACCGTACTTCCCGATGGAACGCGACATGCGGTGCCCGTTCGCTCCGCCGGAGGGCACACGGGTGCTGCGGGAGCAGAACCCGGTGAGCCGCGTCGAGATCTGGGACGGCACCGAGCCGTGGCTGATCACCGGTCTGGCCGAACTCAAGTCGCTGCTCAAGGATCCGCGGATCAGTGTGGACGAGTCCAAGGAGGGCTTTCCGCACTGGAACGAGGGCATGAAGGCCAATGTCGCGATGCGCCCCAAATCGGTGTTCAACAGCGACGGCAAACAGCACTCGCACTTCCGGCGGATGATGACCAAGGCGTTCACCCCCAAACGTGTCAACGCGCTGCGACCGTTCCTGCAGGAGACCACCGACAAGCTGATCACGGACATGCTGTCCGGCCCGAAGCCCGCGGATCTTGTTGAGTCCTTGGCACTTCCGTTGCCCTCGATCGTGATCTCGCAGATGCTGGGCATCGGCTACGAGCACCACGGCTTCTTCCAGGAGAACGCGGTCAAGAGTGTCGACCGGTATGCCACGCCGGAGCAGAACATGGAGGCCTTCGCGGCCATGTTCATGTTCATGTACGAGCTGGTGGAAAAGAAGATGGCCGAACCCACCGACGACGTGATCGGTGACTTCGCGATCCGGGCCAGGGACGGGGAGATCGACGCCGCCGAGGCCGCGCAGATGGGTCTGGGCCTGCTGATCGCCGGCCATGAGACCAGTGCCAACATGATCTCCCTCGGCGTGCTCGCGCTCCTGCAGAATCCGGAGCAGCTCGCGATCATCAAGGAGACCGAGGACGAGGATGTCATCGCCAACGCCGTGGAAGAACTGATGCGGTATCTGGGCATCATCCACAACGGGCAGCGCCGGATCGCCACCGATGATATCGAGATCTCCGGGCAGACCATCAAAGCCGGCGACGGTGTGATCGTCGAGCTGGCCTCCTCCAATTGGGATCCGCGCGCGTTCGAGAACCCCGAGAAGCTCGATCTTCGGCGTAATGTTGTGCAGCACACGGGGTTCGGATTCGGTCCGCACCAGTGCATCGGCATGATGCTGGCCCGCGCCGAACTGCAGATCGTCTTCAAGTCGATCTTCCGGCACGCGCCGAACCTCGCCGTGGCATGCCCGATCGAAGACATCGAGTTCAAGTCCGACAGGCTCGCCTACGGCGTGTACACGCTGCCTGTCACCTGGTAG
- a CDS encoding mycofactocin-coupled SDR family oxidoreductase, translated as MTGRVADKVAFITGAGRGQGRAHAVRLAEEGADIIAIDVCAPIDGVPFDLSSEEDLAETAELVKAQDRRVVTAKVDVRDLNGLTEAVKSGVEQLGRLDIVVANAGIATGGDSLADMDEKTWRDMIDVNLTGVWHTAKAAIPHMIAGGRGGSIVLTSSVGGLKSYPFCGHYVAAKHGVVGVMRTLALELAQYNIRVNTVNPSQVNTAMIMNEATYKMFRPDLEHPGPEDFAPLSQMMHVLPVPWVEPEDVANVALFLASDEARYITGLTVPVDAGACLK; from the coding sequence ATGACTGGTCGGGTAGCGGACAAGGTTGCCTTCATCACCGGAGCGGGACGTGGCCAGGGTCGGGCACACGCTGTCCGGCTCGCGGAAGAAGGCGCCGACATCATCGCGATCGACGTGTGCGCCCCCATCGACGGCGTACCCTTCGATCTCTCGAGCGAAGAGGACCTGGCCGAGACGGCCGAACTGGTCAAGGCGCAGGACCGCCGCGTCGTCACCGCCAAGGTCGACGTCCGCGATCTCAACGGTCTCACCGAGGCCGTGAAGTCGGGTGTCGAGCAGCTCGGACGTCTGGACATCGTCGTGGCCAACGCCGGAATCGCCACCGGCGGTGACAGCCTGGCCGACATGGACGAGAAGACCTGGCGGGACATGATCGATGTCAACCTCACCGGTGTGTGGCACACCGCCAAGGCGGCGATTCCGCACATGATCGCGGGTGGGCGTGGCGGTTCGATCGTGTTGACCAGCTCGGTGGGCGGCCTCAAGTCGTACCCGTTCTGCGGGCACTACGTGGCCGCCAAGCACGGTGTCGTCGGTGTCATGCGCACCCTGGCGCTGGAGCTGGCCCAATACAACATCCGGGTCAACACGGTGAACCCGTCGCAGGTCAATACCGCGATGATCATGAACGAGGCCACCTACAAGATGTTCCGCCCCGACCTCGAACACCCGGGGCCGGAGGACTTCGCGCCGCTGTCGCAGATGATGCACGTGCTGCCGGTGCCGTGGGTCGAGCCCGAGGACGTCGCCAACGTGGCACTGTTCCTCGCCTCGGACGAGGCCCGGTACATCACCGGTCTCACTGTTCCGGTCGATGCGGGCGCCTGCCTGAAGTAG
- a CDS encoding MlaE family ABC transporter permease produces MSTNTAPGGGGIVARYSSGPLKAIGGLFLMTADAARFAFHRPFQTREFIDQSWFVARVSLIPTVLVAIPFTVLVSFTLNILLRELGAADLSGAGAAFGAVTQVGPMVTVLIVAGAGATAMCADLGSRTIREEIDAMEVLGINPVQRLVTPRVLASGLVAVLLNSLVCMIGIGGGYVFSVFVQGVNPGAFAAGITLLTGTQEVIISSVKALSFGLIAGIVACYRGLIVTGGAKSVGNAVNETVVYAFIALFVVNVVITAVGVQLSR; encoded by the coding sequence ATGAGCACCAACACCGCGCCGGGGGGCGGCGGTATCGTCGCCCGGTACTCGTCGGGGCCTCTCAAGGCGATCGGCGGCTTGTTCCTGATGACCGCGGACGCCGCCCGGTTCGCTTTCCACAGGCCGTTTCAGACCCGGGAGTTCATCGACCAGTCCTGGTTCGTCGCCCGGGTGTCACTGATTCCTACTGTGCTGGTGGCGATCCCGTTCACCGTGCTGGTGAGCTTCACCCTCAATATCCTGCTGCGCGAGCTCGGCGCCGCCGACCTGAGCGGCGCCGGGGCGGCCTTCGGCGCCGTTACCCAGGTGGGACCGATGGTGACGGTACTCATCGTCGCCGGGGCGGGTGCCACCGCGATGTGCGCCGACCTGGGATCGAGGACCATCCGCGAGGAGATCGACGCGATGGAGGTGCTGGGCATCAATCCGGTACAGCGCCTGGTCACTCCACGGGTGCTGGCCTCGGGGCTGGTGGCGGTGCTGCTCAACAGCCTGGTGTGCATGATCGGTATCGGTGGCGGCTATGTGTTCTCGGTGTTCGTGCAGGGGGTGAATCCGGGTGCCTTCGCGGCCGGAATCACCCTGCTCACGGGCACCCAGGAGGTGATCATCTCCTCGGTCAAGGCGCTGTCGTTCGGCCTGATCGCCGGGATCGTCGCCTGCTATCGCGGCCTCATCGTGACCGGTGGGGCCAAGTCCGTCGGCAACGCCGTCAACGAGACCGTCGTCTACGCGTTCATCGCGCTGTTCGTTGTGAACGTCGTGATCACCGCCGTCGGTGTGCAATTGAGTAGGTGA
- a CDS encoding SDR family NAD(P)-dependent oxidoreductase, with product MADELSGKIAVVTGGASGLGEGIVEKFIAEGAKVTIADIDEAGGAALAERLGDAAEFVRVDVAVPAELASLVDHVVATHGRIDVMVNNAGVSGAMHPSFLDDDLADFRRVMDVNMLGAMAGTQAAARRMVETGGGSIVNISSIGGIQAGGSVMSYRASKAAIIHFSKSVAIELAEHNIRVNTIAPGNIPTPILAASAAKMGADVEAFTAMVRAVMAANRPLEREGTAEDVADAALFFASDRSGYVTGTLLPVDGGTVAGPPNKLKTGAGAQQGSGQQGSGQQGPGQQGSGQGDTELVGASASPE from the coding sequence GTGGCCGATGAATTGTCAGGAAAGATCGCAGTCGTCACCGGCGGCGCCTCGGGTCTGGGTGAAGGCATTGTCGAGAAATTCATTGCCGAAGGCGCGAAGGTGACCATCGCCGACATCGACGAGGCGGGCGGCGCCGCGCTGGCCGAACGGCTGGGGGACGCGGCGGAGTTCGTCCGTGTCGATGTCGCCGTACCCGCCGAGCTGGCGTCGCTGGTCGATCACGTCGTGGCCACCCATGGTCGTATCGACGTCATGGTCAACAACGCCGGCGTCTCCGGTGCGATGCACCCGAGTTTCCTCGACGACGACCTGGCCGACTTCCGCCGCGTCATGGACGTCAACATGCTCGGAGCGATGGCCGGCACCCAGGCCGCCGCACGGCGCATGGTGGAGACCGGCGGCGGATCGATCGTCAACATCTCCTCCATCGGTGGCATCCAGGCGGGGGGCAGCGTGATGAGTTACCGTGCCTCCAAGGCCGCCATCATTCACTTCTCCAAGTCGGTGGCCATCGAACTGGCCGAGCACAACATCCGGGTCAACACCATTGCTCCGGGCAACATCCCCACACCGATCCTGGCCGCCTCGGCGGCCAAGATGGGCGCCGACGTCGAGGCGTTCACCGCGATGGTGCGGGCCGTCATGGCGGCCAACCGGCCCCTGGAGCGCGAAGGCACGGCCGAGGACGTGGCGGACGCGGCGCTGTTCTTCGCCTCCGATCGGTCGGGGTACGTCACCGGCACGCTGCTCCCGGTGGACGGCGGTACCGTGGCAGGTCCGCCCAACAAGCTGAAGACCGGTGCCGGTGCCCAGCAGGGTTCCGGACAGCAGGGTTCCGGACAGCAGGGGCCGGGACAGCAGGGTTCCGGACAGGGTGACACCGAACTCGTCGGCGCGTCGGCCTCTCCGGAGTAG